In Bacteroidales bacterium, the DNA window TGGTCAGATATTACAGATGAAAATTCTGCTTCTTTAACATTATCTTCATTAACCGAAGATACATATTTTCGTGCTTTGCTCTCAATAACAGGTTGTGATGATGATATATCATCAGTAGAAAGTATAAAGGTAAATCCTTTACCAATATCAGGATATAATTATTCAGTTGATCTTGGAACTGTTACATTTTCTGATATTTCTGAATATGCCGATAGTTATTTCTGGGATTTCGATGATGATTTAACTTCAATTGAAGCAGAACCTGTACATATTTATACTCAAACCGGTAATTATCAAGTAAAACAACGGGTATCTAATAATTGTGGTTCTGATTCAACAATCCAATTAGTATCAATTACCGTACCTGGAATTAATGATGTTTCTCAGGATTTTAATGTAAATATTTATCCGAATCCTAACACAGGTAAATTCAACCTGACTATATTATCACACGAAACTGGTGAAATAATTGTTAGAATCTATAATATTCAGGGAAAAGAAGTTATATCTAAAACATTTACTAAGAATACAAAAGAATTTATTACTGAATTTGATCTTGATAAATTATCAAAAGGAGTTTATCAAATAAAGATAATAACTGCTAAAAGAGTTATTGACAAACAACTACTTATTAAATAAGTAAAAAATTAAAGAGGCTATTCCTGTTTTTCCTATTTTGTTTTTACGATTTGTAATTAATAAAATAAGCGTATTGTGTTTGTAATTTATAGGTGTCCCAATCGGAAAAATATGAAAGAAAACACCATCGGTGTTTGATTATTGTAGGAAACATTGATATATCTGAATAACAACTCCATAGGAGTTGGATTATTTATTAACTTATTTCGAATAATAATACTATATCATAATCAAACTCCGATGGAGTTTGAAAAAAGGGGAGCATTCTCTTTTTTTTCTACAATAATCCAAGTCCGATGGACTTGTCTTGTTTTATAAATAAATTATATAATTAAAAAAAAACCATAGGTGTTTGATTATTTAAAATCAAGATTCAATTTTTCTTTAAATTTAATAAGGTTTGGATTTTTTTCCTGCAAATAATCAAATTTATCAGAATCTGTATAAAGTTTCTTTTTTTCCGGTTCGGTATCAGTAATTTTAATTATTAGTTCAATTTTCTGATTATTAAGTTCATCTTTCAAAAACTTCATTAATTCTATTCTTGATAAATTAATTTCATTTTCCTGCAAAGAATTATTTACTACAAATTCAATATTATAATTATCTGTTAATTTAGGAATATTTGAAATCAGAGTATTATACAATCGGGGTTTATCTTCTTTAATATTATCAGAAAAATTTGTCCATATTTTTTGTAAATCGTCCTGTGTAAATTTATTTTCTAATTTATTTATATTGTCTATTTCTCCTGTTTGTTCATTATTTGTTTCTTTTTCCTGAACTGTTTTTTCAGTTTGAGATAATGCGTCTTTTATAGAGAAACTGGTTTGTTTGTTTACCGATGAAGAAATATATTTTGTTTTATCTTCTTTTATAATAATTGAAGTTTTTTCTTGAGGAGGAATAGTTTTAATTTCTTTGATTTCCTGTTCTTTTATATTTTCTGTTTTTAAATCCTTTATCTTAACAGCTTCTGGTTTTGTATCCTTTATCTTAACAGGTTCAGTTTTTTTTGTATCATTTATTTTACATAATTGCAATAAAGTTAATTCCACATGCAATCTGCCATTTGAACTACTTTTATAATTAATATCACAATTACTGCAAATATTCAGTGCATTAAATAACCAGTCAGCAAGAATATTTTCTGACTGATTCAAATACCTTTTACGAATATCTACTCCAACTTCAAGTAATTCTGATGTAACTTTATCCTTACAAACTAACAGGTCTCTGAAATGTTTGGCAAG includes these proteins:
- a CDS encoding DNA polymerase III subunit gamma/tau, which codes for MDSFIVSALKYRPATFDTVVGQSSITTTLKNAIKSEHLAHAYLFCGPRGVGKTTCARIFAKTINCKNINEKNEACNKCESCISFNENRSYNIHELDAASNNSVEDIRTLIEQTRIPPQVGRFSVYIIDEVHMLSSSAFNAFLKTLEEPPSHAIFILATTGKQKIIPTILSRCQIFDFNRIKIVDIVSYLEYVANSEGIKTDENGLNIIAQKADGAMRDALSIFDQIVSFSGKSITYEKVIENLNVLDYEYFFKLTEAFIQNDYQATLIIFNEILNNGFDGHNFITGLAKHFRDLLVCKDKVTSELLEVGVDIRKRYLNQSENILADWLFNALNICSNCDINYKSSSNGRLHVELTLLQLCKINDTKKTEPVKIKDTKPEAVKIKDLKTENIKEQEIKEIKTIPPQEKTSIIIKEDKTKYISSSVNKQTSFSIKDALSQTEKTVQEKETNNEQTGEIDNINKLENKFTQDDLQKIWTNFSDNIKEDKPRLYNTLISNIPKLTDNYNIEFVVNNSLQENEINLSRIELMKFLKDELNNQKIELIIKITDTEPEKKKLYTDSDKFDYLQEKNPNLIKFKEKLNLDFK